One window of the bacterium genome contains the following:
- a CDS encoding RNA-binding protein has translation MNKKLYVGNLPYSVTETDLRDAFGAHGAIESVRIITDKFSGRSKGFAFVEMATEEEAQKAIDGLNGKDLSGRALTVSEARPEQPRAPRGGGGGGYDDRRDSGNSGRRNFRDAAGGGGGAGGYGRGRGRGGGGGGSGGGFDDDNFGNR, from the coding sequence ATGAACAAAAAACTCTACGTGGGCAACCTGCCCTACAGCGTCACGGAGACGGACCTGCGCGACGCCTTCGGCGCCCATGGCGCGATCGAGTCCGTTCGCATCATCACCGACAAGTTCTCGGGGCGCTCGAAGGGATTCGCCTTCGTCGAAATGGCGACGGAGGAAGAGGCGCAAAAGGCCATCGACGGGTTGAACGGCAAGGATTTGAGCGGTCGGGCCCTGACGGTCAGCGAGGCCCGTCCCGAACAGCCGAGGGCCCCGCGGGGCGGAGGGGGCGGAGGGTATGACGACCGGCGCGACAGCGGAAACAGCGGACGCAGAAACTTCAGGGATGCAGCCGGCGGGGGCGGAGGAGCGGGCGGCTACGGACGCGGCCGAGGCCGGGGCGGAGGAGGAGGCGGCAGCGGAGGCGGGTTCGACGACGATAATTTCGGGAATAGATGA